Proteins found in one Selenomonadales bacterium genomic segment:
- a CDS encoding NAD(P)H-dependent oxidoreductase subunit E, whose translation MMREEKGMMTPELRGEIDAILAASGNDGSKLVGILLDIQDIIPMHYIPEEVAYYLAEKLDVKVSNVYDVISFYASLYDRPRGQYPIQMCESIVCGVNDNGFVFATLQEMLGIGLNEATADGKYYLECVPCFGACDVAPAVRVNGKVYGHLNSREKIEAMLAELV comes from the coding sequence ATGATGAGAGAAGAGAAAGGTATGATGACCCCCGAGCTTCGCGGTGAGATCGACGCGATCCTTGCGGCGAGCGGTAACGATGGGTCAAAACTGGTGGGAATATTGTTGGATATCCAGGACATTATTCCGATGCACTACATTCCGGAAGAAGTAGCGTATTATCTTGCGGAAAAACTGGATGTGAAAGTATCGAATGTATACGATGTTATTTCGTTCTACGCATCGCTTTACGACCGCCCGCGCGGACAGTATCCGATCCAGATGTGCGAAAGCATCGTTTGCGGTGTCAATGATAACGGTTTTGTCTTTGCAACCCTTCAGGAAATGCTTGGTATCGGTCTCAATGAAGCAACGGCTGATGGTAAATATTATTTGGAATGCGTACCGTGCTTCGGTGCGTGTGACGTTGCGCCGGCTGTGCGTGTGAACGGCAAAGTCTACGGTCACTTGAACAGTCGAGAAAAAATCGAAGCGATGCTCGCTGAGCTGGTGTAA
- a CDS encoding SLBB domain-containing protein: MTKTVTFMTRNFNKYDVMSIDEYIAIGGFTALKRAITMDGEDIAREIAACQVKGRGGAAYDMGKKWSQARSEKNPEKVIVCNADEGEPCTFKDRTLIQNDPFNLLEGMIIAGYTMKAQNGYIYMREEYSHLRPILLNAIKQANEKGYLGKNILGVEGFDYQIHLYSGAGAYVCGEGTALVESIEGKAGRPRMKPPYIKQCGLYNLPTCVQNVESLSLVAGILNDGDTYKSYGPSDCLGTKLVSVAGNVNRPGVYEIPFGMTVREIIYDLAGGVQGDRDIRLIQFGGASGKIAPASVLDTPYTYDALKAAGVGVGSGAILVVDERTSVIDFLTTTQQFFSHESCGQCAPCREGNLHIKLLLQKIKAGTHTASDVKLLKQIAETMMITSLCGLGQAAQSALMAAMKHFPQTFEVK; encoded by the coding sequence ATGACGAAAACAGTAACGTTTATGACACGTAATTTTAACAAATACGATGTAATGTCGATCGACGAATATATTGCGATCGGCGGTTTTACGGCGCTCAAACGCGCGATCACGATGGATGGCGAAGACATCGCTCGTGAGATCGCAGCTTGTCAAGTCAAAGGTCGCGGTGGTGCGGCATATGACATGGGTAAAAAATGGTCGCAGGCGCGCAGTGAAAAAAATCCCGAAAAGGTTATCGTATGTAATGCCGATGAAGGCGAACCGTGTACGTTCAAAGACCGTACGCTCATTCAAAACGATCCGTTCAATCTCTTGGAAGGTATGATCATCGCAGGTTATACGATGAAAGCGCAGAACGGTTATATCTATATGCGTGAAGAGTACAGCCACCTTCGCCCGATCCTGTTGAATGCGATCAAACAGGCGAACGAAAAAGGCTATCTCGGCAAAAATATCCTCGGCGTAGAAGGTTTTGACTATCAGATCCACCTCTACTCCGGTGCAGGCGCGTATGTATGCGGCGAAGGTACGGCTCTCGTTGAGTCGATCGAAGGCAAAGCAGGCCGTCCGCGTATGAAACCGCCTTATATCAAACAATGTGGTCTTTATAACCTGCCGACGTGTGTACAGAACGTAGAGAGCTTATCTCTCGTGGCAGGTATCCTCAATGACGGTGACACGTATAAATCGTATGGTCCTTCCGATTGCCTCGGCACGAAGCTCGTCAGCGTAGCAGGTAACGTCAATCGTCCCGGCGTCTATGAGATCCCGTTCGGCATGACGGTTCGTGAGATCATCTACGATCTTGCGGGCGGTGTACAGGGTGATCGCGATATCCGCCTTATCCAGTTCGGTGGTGCGTCCGGTAAGATCGCTCCCGCATCGGTTCTTGATACGCCGTACACGTATGACGCTCTCAAAGCCGCAGGTGTCGGTGTCGGTTCGGGTGCTATCCTCGTAGTGGACGAACGCACGAGCGTTATTGATTTCTTAACGACAACACAGCAATTCTTCTCGCACGAAAGCTGCGGACAGTGTGCGCCGTGCCGTGAAGGCAACCTTCATATCAAGCTCCTTTTGCAGAAGATTAAAGCAGGCACGCATACAGCAAGTGATGTCAAATTGCTCAAACAGATCGCTGAAACGATGATGATCACATCTCTTTGCGGTCTTGGTCAGGCAGCGCAGAGTGCGCTCATGGCGGCAATGAAACATTTCCCGCAGACTTTTGAAGTGAAATAA
- a CDS encoding transposase, producing RQFWCRGYYVDTVGKNAQKIKEYIQSQLEEDKLGDQLSISFKEDPFTGSR from the coding sequence AGACAATTTTGGTGCAGAGGATATTATGTAGATACCGTAGGTAAGAATGCACAAAAGATAAAAGAATATATACAAAGCCAACTGGAAGAAGATAAGCTTGGAGACCAGTTAAGCATATCATTTAAAGAAGACCCGTTTACGGGTAGCAGGTAA